The Vibrio rhizosphaerae genome includes a region encoding these proteins:
- a CDS encoding hybrid-cluster NAD(P)-dependent oxidoreductase, producing MIAEDFDTPVALVCTEKWHETPDTVSFVLACPENARRFHFKPGQFASLGFEIDGKIEYRAYSISTLPEQTMMKFTVKRVEGGKVSNHVIDHLSSGDRVQLLKPQGAFNNVDCSHRGRVALISAGCGITPVMSMTADWLSRGGVDIVFIHIARDVRHTIYYEELLHLNTVHPSFHLKLLLKQAGKSEHMQGRLDQDYLLKLCPDILERTVYLCGPEGFMQDVTTYLDQIGFQMSDCYQERFSAAAIGMDSPQPDDDSHASVTVEVPGFGISADAQQGDTLLDVLESAGVPVIAACRSGICGSCKCRVEQGQIEFSSQETLSEAEIRDGYVLACSSRVRSDLKVSL from the coding sequence ATGATCGCAGAGGATTTTGATACGCCTGTTGCATTAGTCTGTACCGAAAAGTGGCATGAAACACCGGATACCGTGAGTTTCGTGCTGGCTTGCCCGGAGAATGCCCGCCGTTTTCATTTTAAACCCGGCCAGTTTGCGAGTTTAGGGTTTGAGATTGACGGTAAAATTGAGTATCGCGCCTACTCGATCAGCACCTTGCCAGAACAGACGATGATGAAGTTTACGGTCAAGCGTGTCGAAGGCGGTAAAGTCTCCAACCATGTGATTGATCATCTCAGTTCGGGTGACCGGGTTCAGTTACTGAAACCGCAGGGCGCGTTTAATAATGTGGATTGTTCTCACCGCGGACGTGTTGCACTGATCAGTGCCGGATGCGGTATTACGCCGGTGATGTCGATGACCGCAGACTGGCTCTCGCGAGGGGGTGTCGATATTGTCTTTATTCATATTGCCCGAGATGTGCGCCATACCATTTATTATGAAGAGTTATTACATTTGAATACGGTTCACCCATCATTTCATCTGAAATTATTGCTCAAACAAGCCGGGAAGAGCGAGCATATGCAGGGGCGCCTGGATCAGGATTACCTGCTGAAACTTTGTCCGGATATTCTGGAAAGAACGGTCTATCTGTGCGGCCCCGAAGGCTTTATGCAAGATGTCACCACTTATCTCGATCAGATTGGGTTTCAAATGTCAGACTGTTATCAGGAGCGATTCAGTGCCGCGGCTATCGGGATGGATTCACCACAGCCTGATGACGACAGCCACGCTTCGGTCACCGTTGAGGTGCCCGGTTTTGGCATCTCTGCCGATGCACAGCAAGGTGATACCTTGTTAGACGTTCTTGAGTCAGCCGGTGTGCCGGTGATTGCCGCGTGTCGCAGTGGGATTTGCGGATCATGTAAATGCCGGGTCGAACAGGGGCAGATTGAGTTTTCCAGTCAGGAAACACTGAGTGAAGCGGAGATCCGGGATGGTTACGTGCTCGCCTGTTCGAGTCGGGTTCGTTCGGATCTGAAAGTGTCCCTCTGA